The DNA region tTTTAACCACAATGAAACACACTCTTGATAATAACAAAATCATACTTATATGGCtgtccaaaattttcaaacctCTAAAAAATGGTTAGTACTGTACTGAATATCTTGCTCGCTTTTCCTGCTCGATTGGCAaacattacatatatttttccCCAGATTTAcaataaatttgtaatttgcGATAATCTATTACTTACCGagcatttggtaaaattgtattttaacctttaaaattataatttgacattttaaaatcgtgcatttttaaaaatatttgaaaaccGAAATTTTCAAAccacaatttattttatattttcaaatcacaattttttttttttttttaagaaaaaaaacatttccaaacaatatatatagatattttttatgaatttgtttaaaatacatttttaaccTGCAAAATCCAAAGCCAGACCCGACTATTAGGGCtaaattgctaaaaaaaaattggcctgTTTGGCAAATGCGCTTTTTCATTGtagcaaaaaattaattatataaaaaagtaagaatgtttgatataaaaaaataatatttttttatttaaataataataacaaataattgatgtaatataaaaaataaaaatatgtaaaaagttGAATAGTATTTTTAAGCTTTGACAAACATAGCCTTAAAGCTAATCGGAGGCAATGggtaaaaagttaaaaggatATGTCGGGCTTTAGGTAGACATTGTGGCGAATCTCCCAGGGACGTTCCAAGGACAATTAGCTTTAGGTCGAGCTTTTATCGAACCGTGAATTTTGAAAGGAACGCCCAAGCAATCAGAACTTTCTCCAAGAACGAACATGtgcattttgtttaaattaaaattataaataacgATTGTTTGGCTCTCCTTTCCCGAATTTGCTCaggaaaaatacaaattagTGGATTTCTATGCCAATTGTGGTGTCCTTTCTGGGGTTTGACTTTAATTATTAGCATAACACAACAACcaagttttttcttctcttttttgtttttgttttttcccgaGAGAACGAGCCCTcagctttgtttggtaaacccCTCCTTGTCCCTAGATACTGTAGCTGAGTacattaatgtgaaaaaaaaaaataaaaaataaaaaagtgatatgaaaaagtgaaatttttttattttatactaatttttttatttaaataatagtaaaaaataaatgatgtgatatatataaagtaaattatgtgatataaaaagtgaaaaaaatgagaatgtttttatgttgatttttttttaaaaaaaatgaagtgaatagtattgAAGGGAGGGGAAGGAGTTTACCAAACGGGGCAgagttattataatttttttaaaaatttgcgtaataattcatattttatgaaaattagtTTTAAGCTTCTGTTAAAATTTTAATGACCAAGTGCCACATGAATTACGCCATTACGGGTCAAATTATTAATGTGATAAGTTTCATGTGGACTTTTACATAGTATTCCATGTTTTAAGAAGTAGATTTCTCGTTTTATGGTCGAAATTATATTTCATAGGTATTATAATGATGTAGATATTGCCGCATATGAATATGTTTTCACaccattcaaaatttttaattaaaatgacacTATAattatatacaccattaaatacaacaaaacaaaattctaaccctaaaataactcatttcaattcaaaatattaCACAAAATGTCAAGTTAATTTACAAAAGAATTATATATCGCCGCCCATAAGGCCATAATTGtcatatcccaaaaaaaaaaaaaaaaggctaaaaacCAAAACATTGTTTGGCATCGTGACAGCTTTTGGGCTTATGGGTTTGGCTCGATCAACAGAAAATTTCGCAATGAACAACAAAATCGCTTTGTGCGGTCtcttgaaaataagaaaaatgctacatttcttaattttttttaaaaaaaaattaattctcaaCTAACATGTCATCATCTTATTAGTTGGtgacatatttttaaatttcctctaaaccggtttgaaggaaatttgtgtcATCTCTTGAAATAATTAAGACATTtatttggccaatttttttatttttgtttgtttacttttgctgttattttttgttttttcagtttGTTATAGAGAAGGTCGccaatttttagtattttaatcacttaaaacaaaatcaatgaaaagGTCCAGAATGTTTCTCTTTTTACCTTTTCCGCTCGAAGAAggtaaaaagctttttttttttttttttttttttttaagtggtagAAAGTAGAAAGCTTGTTCTTGTGGGTAAAGCTTGTTCATTATGTGAACGCGTAACTCTCTTTTCAATCAACTTGGGCTCGAAGTGATACTCATTGGCTTTCTTCCTTTTTAGCATTAGAAATTAAAAGGCAAAGAATGAAAGCAAAGCTGTCTGCGCCTCTTTTATCAATAATCCCCCACTTGACTAtcattccttttgttttatggtACAACAACTTGTACTCATGATTCTCgagctttcctttttctttttctttttctttttttcttctttttttttttttttttaggctatTCTCGAGCTATCAACTTTATATACATCAAGGCCCCAAAATCAAAAGATGCCTCAAatgaataatgctaaaaatatacttttattCTAATGTGTCAACCTTTAAAAtgttcatttatcttttttttttttttaagaattcaatatataattaaatgctaatcaATATAAATTAGCagtgaaaataatttaattatataagtaTATCCTGCCACTGCTTTGCTaaagtgaaatgaagaagacTCATCAACAACCAAatctagaaaactaaaaaatattgagaggttcttctgacttATGCCTACTAGTGAATGTCAATTGATAAACCCTCAATTAGAActgttactttaattattcctcttatcaaagaataaaatcaaataaataatcaatacatattatttgattccacaaaataaaaatcaataatgaattcaaatatttgtttccacaataattaaatcaacaatttaattcataatatttgatttcacgaaataagctttaattggaataaatcactgaacaccgtaattatatatattttataatcataataatatatgtgacataagagACATaccttaaatgaaatttcttacattttttacCACTAAAATGagaggagaacactagaagaataccTAGCATTTTCTATATATGGTGAATATATCATTacctaatttaaaattttcaaatgatgtgacACTATATATACCGTTagatgtaataaaaaaaaatcttgaccatcaatattgatttttgtttgtttgtttgtttgtttttttttcattccaagTTCTATACCCAATTATAGTAGTagcaaagagaaatgctagaaaaccaaacaaatgaaccgaGAAAAATGTCCAAACTGACGTGacaatgatttttaaattaaaaaaatgcaattctctctcatttgtctgccactcacggtctaccacatcagtttgaaaaattttataggtttatttgtttggctctctagcactttTCAGTAGCAaaagtcgaaaaaaaaaaaaaaaaaaaacatgttttttatgTGCCCGacataaattagctacaaaccatCTATTAAATTGTCAAGTGTCctttaacatgtgagaaacgtatactattaaaaaaatatgtgaaaaaaaatatttgtgctTCCCAAGACACACTTAACAATTTATTAGATTGATTTATAGCTAATTTTTGTCGGTATGTGCTTACAAAGAGATTGCTACACTGATTGAATTATATGATTTAcactaacaaaattaaaaatattatttcaattcatatttttgtttcttcagcATCACCTGCTCTCTCACGTGGCTATTTATTACCTGAAAAGGTAACGTGGAAGAAAAGAATAGAGGGAAGTTGAGATAGGAGTATTCATTGATAAATCCAAAAAAAGTAATGTTTAATTTAAGATCAAGTAAGATCCTGAGGGTTTTTATGTAATTCTCCATAAAAGAATTGCATCACTGAAGTTTTCCTCATCCAACCTTATTTGACAAATATAATAAACCGACTGTTGTCTTTCCTAGATTTGAACTCTTAATCTAGTTAAACATTTTTCTATTCATATTcaaaaaatctctttctaatAAATCTTGAATGCTCAATCCAAATCtgtaatttatcaaatttttttttttaatcaatcttTGTTATTGAATGGCCTAAGAGAGAGGTGTTGTAAGCATTTACATCCGACTTAAACAAAATTTCTCTCAACTTTAgcttaaaaatcattttattttaactgCTAACTTTTGGAAAGCGCACACACCAAATTTGGTGAGTATTGTAGCAGTTCACTAATTTTGGGACAAAATTACTAGCCGAATTTAGCTACATTTTCACTCAAATTTATATCTTGGCTAGCTAAAATAACCTTTGACTAGCCAAGTGTGAATGCTCTAAGGCTCGCCTGTTTGAGCAGATGAATTCCGTATCCTAAATGGCTTGGAGCAAGTGAGTCTCACATCTCCACTCTCATCGTTTGcccaaatttttgtaaaatacaCATGACCTAATAACAAACAAAGTATCTTGATCATAATCCGAATATATTATTTGTCAATTTCTTTATTCACAAACACATATTACATGACgattattaaactaaaattgtATGAGAGCTCTTTTTATGAGGTTGTGGTACAAATCAAGGCTTTTTGTGCCATCTAATGAAAAGATGACACATTATCTTggaacaagaaaacatatgttAGCAAAACACTGCATGTAACCCTTAtttcactcttaaaaaaaaaaaaaaaaactcccaacTCAACCACCGCCCAAGCTGAATCTCGCTGCTCAAGCCAGGATCTCTCTTcgtctttgtctctctctctcaccggtaGCTTTAAGCGATGATTCTCAGAGATCTTGGCCTTGGTGGCTGCGTCTAGCGTGGGTAGTGGTTGTGTGTGCGTTTTTTGGTGGTGGGGCTGGGACGATCTCATAGCTactagaaagagagagagagagagactgggGCAGGGTCGGCCCAACCACTAGGCGAGTTAGGTAGTCACCTAGGGtccccaattaaaaaaatattttcataaaaaaatttaaaacccttATTACCCTCCATATTCATTAATTAAGCCATCTAatcatggtaaataagtaattaaaaaaggCCCAAATTTAATAAGTCCCCAATTAATgaatcctaataaaacaatttctataaaaaaaaaaaaattaaacacagtcaatatatatgcttaaattaAGGCCCCCAATTAAACaatatttccataaaaaaatttaaaacccttATTACCCTCCATATTCATTAATTAAGCCATCTAatcatggtaaataagtaattaaaaaaaggccccaattaatgaatcctaataaaataatttccataaaaaaaaaaattaaacacagtcaatatatatgcttaaattaAGGCCCCCTACTTAATTTCAAAAAGgcattaatattatttgattttctaaCATTCTCAAATAAATAAGGCATTATCTTCAGTTTTTGGACAATACTACCAttcaaaatgtattaaattgaaaaaattaaagagatttgaaatggagatgatcattttccataaataaggcctaaaaaattgatatcaataaataaaagaatcaaataataataaagatattcttaaataaaactcaaaaagtgagaaaaatgatttttaaataaaaatacaattaatattaaaataaatattatttaattaatattaaaatataaaaaaaaatgccatacTTAAACTTTTTGCCTAAGGTCTTAAAATATATCGAGCTGGCCTGCCTGGGGCGGTAGCTATGCTGGAAGGATTTgctttttttaagagtaaaataaGGTTTAGATCTTGTGTTTTGCTAGCctatgttcttttttatttcatggGAATGTGTCAACATGTCATTGAGTGCATCAAAACCTTAGTTTGTGCCAAAACCGTATAACTTATTAACTTATTCTcaaattgtatatatttattgtgggaaagaaacaaaaaattacccATATTTTTTGGTTGGTTGGAAGCATAATATTGCAGATAACGAAACAAAGAAAGGGTTTATCCAGGGTTCCAGTTAGCATTCCATTTGTCACTCTCCCTCTGTGCACGGAGCGCATTGGTCACTGCTCTCTCACAGTGGCGACTTAGTCCCATTCCCTTCCACTGCCATGCACCGACTCACAGCCACTCCACGCCTCGAGCCATGACCTCCCAACCCAAGACGCGCCTCTCCAGCTGTTACCGCCACCCAAACATACCCGTCACCGGCTTCTGCGCCTTGTGCCTCAGCGAGCGACTCGCTTCCATCGAACCCGCCACGCGCCAGGAAACTCACGCGCCGGGGAAGTGTGCTGCGGCTGTTAAGCTCCGCCGCTGCAAGTCTTACAATGCCGAGGGATTCTCGGTCACTGCCGCAGCCGCAGCCGCCGCATCCGAGCCGCCGCGTCGTAAGTCCTGCGACGTTAGGGCTCGGAGCACGCTGTGGGACCTCTTCAATCTAGACGACGAGCGGAAAGGGAAAGATCCGAATAGGACGCACGATTTGGGATTGGAGAACCTAGGGTTTGAACTGAGAGAAGACGATGAGAACGAGAGCGAGAATGAGGATGAGAATGAGAATGATCTTGGTGGAGAAGAAATTAGGGTTGCTGAGCCGAATGTAGAAGAGAATGAGATTGCGGAGGAAGAGATAGAGTTCAAGACCATGAAGGAGTTCATAGATCTCGAATGGCGGAGCAAGAGGAGTGGAGGAAGGGACTTCAAGGACATTGCCGGGAGCGTTTGGGAGGCGGCTTCGCTGTTCAGCAAGAAATTGAGGAAATGGGGGCAAAAACCGAAGATAAAGAAGCACAACAATGGTGGTGGTTTCGTGGAGGTTGAGAAGCGGAGTGAGAGGAGGCCTTGGAGGGACACGCAATCGGAGATTGGGAGAAGATCTTGCGATACGGAGCCAAGGCTATCGGTCGATGTGAGGCGGTACTCGTTCGACGAGCCGAGGGCTTCTTGGGACGGGTATTTGATAGGAAAGGCCTATCCGAGGCTTGTTACGCCAATGCTGTCTTTGGACGAAAGGATGAGTCCTGGTGGATCAGCTCAGACAAAGGATTACTATTCAGAATCGATGTCTACATCGTTGCAAAGGCGGCGGAGGAGCTTTGATCACTCCAATTTGCATAGAAAAGGGGGAGGAGCGGAGTTTGATGAGTTGAAATTGGTTTCCAATGCGAATGCGAAGGTGTCTCCAGCGAGCACAGAGTTATTCTACGGTGCAAAGTTGTTGATTgcagaggaggaggaagaggatgTGAAGGATACGAATTCCAAGTGTGAGAAACATGATGGTTTGGAGCTTGTTGAATCTGTTTCCAGAGATGGTGAGGTTAATCAGAAGGGTTTGAAGAAGTTGAACAAGTGGCGCAAAATGCGGAGTATTTTCGGTTTAATACAGAGGCGAAGGGATCGAAAATGTGggaatgaagaagaagaggatgttGGAGGAAATGTGGGTGATCGGCCATTTGGTGAGTCTTGGCAGAAGATGAGGAGGGTGGCCGATGGAGAAGCAAATGGGTCTGTGAGCCAGAAGCTTATCCGCAGCTATAGTGTTAGCTGTAGGAGCTCCGGCAACATGGCCGGATTGTTCAATAATATGAGTGGTGTTGAGACCAAAGGCAATTGTCTGAGGAGAAGAGAAGACCGGAGCGCGGGATATTCACCAAACAACATTGATAATGGCCTGTTGAGATTCTATTTGACGCCATTGAGGAGCTATAGGAGAAGCAAATCTGGAAAGAGTAAGCTAAGGAGGTCACATTCCATAGCCAGGACTGTCTTGTAAAGGTGCATCATCAACTGCTCTTCTAAGACATATCTTGTTGtaaagacatatatatataaatgtgttTGTTCTTGTTCTTCGGATAAAAGCACATGATATATTGTTATCTTTCCTCTGCTGAACATGTTATTCTAATAATGCCAGTGGTAGAATCAGAACACCGAGCGCTTTTATTTCTGTCACTGTTTATGATAATGAGAATTGATATGGCAATGTAGCTTAGCATATGGCAGTTATAGAAATCATTTGTCCAAAGATGCTCTCCGTGTACCTTCTATTGTAACTTCTCATGATCCATTTTTTCCTTAGCGGATTTGTATTGATGCAATTTTGGCTCTAGATTTCTGTGAAAGCATTGATAAATTATGATTTCGGGACGTAACAGTGGGCAAGTGAAATGCAGTCACCCAAGTAATTGTGCAGGTGGCTCTCACTGATGGAATGAATTGAAAATCATTGTAGAGCAGGATCAGGTAGAGATGGTGTAGTTAGATAGGGCATTGTATTTCTTTGTTGcgcttttttgttttggtgaacGGCACCCCGACAGGCTTTTATAGTAGTTCTCGTGGTTCGAGACAGTGATCGTTTGTCTTTGTTTCTGTTTGTTATAGTTATGGAGGCATTAAGTAGATTGATTTATGCTATGGTGAACGAGGAGAAGTGACTTTGGTGTTCTGTTTCTTCAATTTGTTGAATTCCTTTAGATTGAGATGTGGTAGCGAATCAAGCTTTCTTGGGTATCCTCCAAGAGAGAGATGTTTGAAGTCAATTCTTACTTCAATGTTCTTGTTCCTCATGTTAGTACTCTTTTCCCTTGGAGTAGTATTTGGCAGAATAAGACTCccttgagagttttttttttgcttggtaGGCTGCCTTAGGGAAGTTTCTAACCATGGATAATTTTAGAAAGCGGCATGTCATCGTTGTTGTATTTGTAAGAACTAAGAAGATTGAGAAGTTCATGGACCAACTTTTACCTTATTGTGAGATGGCTAGTACACTTTGGCATACCTTTTTCAGTATAGTAGGGTTAGCTTGATCATACCTAATCGAGTGGTAGACCTCTTCGGTTGTTGGGAAGGGCATTTTGGTCGGATTCAGAATGTTGCCATATGAAAGATGGTTCCATCTTGCCTTATGTGATACCTTTGGTGGGAAAGAAgttatcaaaattttgaaggcTGTAAACGGATGGTGATGGAGTTAAAAGATTCTTTCTGCAAGATTATTTTCCATTGGACAATTGTTTTAGACTTAAATATTTTTAgctttcatgtttttctttattttttttctttttctaattagaTGTTCCTCTTATATACAGGTTACTTATTTgcgttttttaataaattacatttacttataaaaggaaaaggtaACTGCCTAGACGTTTATGACACATATGTAAATTAACTTGATCTTCACCTAAATTAACCATGGAGGGACTATCATGTTTGTTAccgactttgtttttttttttttttttttcttcaagtcaAAGACAtcaacaaataactcaaaacatttttaatgtgttttgaaagtgtttttttgattttatttttatgtcacgTGAGAATACTTTTTcaagtcaaaaacaaaaaaatactttcaaaatacACATTAAGAAACATAGCCTTATGTTTGGCAACCTCTTTTTCCCGTAGctgaaaatgattgatgtggtataaagttttgaaattttttatattgaaaagtgaaaaaattttgttttgtagtgattttttaatttgaataacaataaaaagtgaatgatgtgatataaaaagtgaaaaatttacaatgttttaatggtgattttttttttgaaaaattgtgcTTCAACAGTGACAGAGAGATGAATGGGTTTGCCGAACACATTAGAGCtttgaaagcataaaactgtatACTTAGAATTTTAGTTGCACTTTCTGTTTATTGAAAGATAAAGAGAAGTTCTTAGCCGTGCTGCCTGTGCTTTAGCTTTACGCATAAAGAATttgtaagagcatctccaagaAAGTAGTTAATTGCATGAAAATAGCTAGATTTGGCTATTATGAGCTAAATTTCATCTCCAGCAAAATGGCTAaactaactttttttctttgagtaTCTCTAGCAGAAAGTGTAAACTAgatttttagctaaatttagctattATACCTTATTTCCTTGCTCCAGCAGTccttgtaaaataaaaatttccttaCAATTGCTACAGTTTACAGTAAAATATGAAAGTTTGCTGTAGCAActtgtaagtaatattttattatattttctatttctttatatttttttaatattctctctctctctctctctatgggGAAGAcaaggaaatgataaaaatatttaattagagtagataaTTAAAATAGGTGTTCAGTTGGAGTGTATAGTGAAAAACTAGtatctaaaatgaaaaaaaaaaaaaaagttattctctgagtagttaaaatgaaaaaccTTGCTGGATATGCTCTAACGTGAAACTTTAACTTATTCACTGTTTACATTAGAAAAGTTTTTTGACATTGTTTTCTGTTTccccctttctttctctctctcacttgctctctctccctctggTCGCTCGTTTCATTCATCCAAACCAAAAGTTTGGGCTGAACGCTCGGGCACGACTAGCATAACAGAAACTCCAGCACCAGACGTTGTGCTCCTCTGCTGGTCGCAAGCAAAAGATTTTGTTGGAAATCTTGggtttgtttttggtttggatTTTGAAACCTAATTCTTTATCTGGGttagttttgttttgattaattttgcaTGTCTAGTATGTGTTGGGGCTTATTTTGGGTTGGGTTTTGAAGAACTAAAAGGCCATTCGCATTTTGTGCCTGCTCCGTTTAGTCTCCTTTATTTTCCCGTGTAGTGAAAATGCAGAACAAAACTTCTACCAGGGCAGACTGCTTTCATGGATTAGTACAAATAACTGCTCACTTTTGAAGGACACGATCAACATAAAATTGGCTGACAATCCATTAAAAGACGCGCACAAGATATTAGTACTGCATACGTGAAACCAGTAGAATTTACAGCACAACACAATCATCAAACTCAACCATGGACTGCAAAGAGTTCGATACAGTTTCAGGCCAACGACAACAGTGCTACCCCATCAATTATTGATCTTCacatatttataattaaaatctCTCTCCACCAATCTTTTTGGAGTTGAGGGCCTCTAGAGAGATTATTCATAAttgatattaaattttatagatttaatggtGCATATGTTGCaatcttatttaaattttttaaatgatactACACCATATACACCGTATACACcgttaaatattataaaacaaaatatagactATAAAATTGTTCATTCCAGTTttacttgaaatgaagaggattaTGATCATTTTTACCCTAATCATCCACATTACATTACAGTTTGGCTAAATGCATTCTTTAAATCAAATACGTTAAAGTGGAACTCTTGGGTGGGAAGAGGAAACTAGAGGCTTCTTCAAACTTTTTCCCAACAATGtctaaattatattaataaatgaCTCAATGAGTAAAGTCATGGCTTAaaacctttttccattcactAAATTTGCAACTCTAAGAAGCAGTTAGATGCATCATATAAGACTAGAAAGATTGATAGAGAAAAACACTAGTCATGACTAGTTGAAATTACAATTAGAGCTTCAACCACTTAAATAATCAAATCTTATCTAGTAAAAAGTCCACTCACCTAATGTAAGATTAATTTTCTGCAGT from Corylus avellana chromosome ca10, CavTom2PMs-1.0 includes:
- the LOC132163593 gene encoding protein OCTOPUS; this encodes MTSQPKTRLSSCYRHPNIPVTGFCALCLSERLASIEPATRQETHAPGKCAAAVKLRRCKSYNAEGFSVTAAAAAAASEPPRRKSCDVRARSTLWDLFNLDDERKGKDPNRTHDLGLENLGFELREDDENESENEDENENDLGGEEIRVAEPNVEENEIAEEEIEFKTMKEFIDLEWRSKRSGGRDFKDIAGSVWEAASLFSKKLRKWGQKPKIKKHNNGGGFVEVEKRSERRPWRDTQSEIGRRSCDTEPRLSVDVRRYSFDEPRASWDGYLIGKAYPRLVTPMLSLDERMSPGGSAQTKDYYSESMSTSLQRRRRSFDHSNLHRKGGGAEFDELKLVSNANAKVSPASTELFYGAKLLIAEEEEEDVKDTNSKCEKHDGLELVESVSRDGEVNQKGLKKLNKWRKMRSIFGLIQRRRDRKCGNEEEEDVGGNVGDRPFGESWQKMRRVADGEANGSVSQKLIRSYSVSCRSSGNMAGLFNNMSGVETKGNCLRRREDRSAGYSPNNIDNGLLRFYLTPLRSYRRSKSGKSKLRRSHSIARTVL